Proteins encoded in a region of the Coffea eugenioides isolate CCC68of chromosome 4, Ceug_1.0, whole genome shotgun sequence genome:
- the LOC113767657 gene encoding probable pectate lyase 18 — protein MAFPSFSLIFLLFCFLVLSLIASASPVRDPELVAQEVQRSIANATRARRKLGYLSCGTGNPIDDCWRCQPDWEQNRQRLADCGIGFGKNAVGGRDGRIYVVTDSGDDDPVTPKPGTLRYAVIQAEPLWIIFARDMVIQLKEELIMNSFKTIDGRGASVHIAGGPCITIQYVTNIIIHGINIHDCKQGGNANVRSSPSHYGLRTLSDGDGVSIFGGSHVWVDHCSLSNCRDGLVDAIQGSTAITISNNFFTHHDKVMLLGASDTYEEDKNMQVTIAFNHFGEGLVQRMPRCRHGYFHVVNNDYTHWEMYAIGGSASPTINSQGNRFLAPDDRFNKEVTKYEDAPESEWKSWNWRSEGDLMLNGAFFTQAGASASSSYARASSLSARPSTLVSALTSGAGVLGCRKGSSC, from the exons ATGGCGTTCCCTTCATTCTCCCTCATTTTCCTCCTCTTCTGTTTCCTGGTCTTATCCCTCATTGCCTCCGCTTCCCCTGTACGAGACCCTGAATTAGTTGCACAAGAAGTTCAAAG GAGCATTGCTAATGCCACAAGGGCTAGGAGAAAATTGGGGTATCTTTCATGCGGCACCGGGAATCCGATCGACGATTGCTGGAGGTGCCAGCCCGATTGGGAGCAAAACCGGCAGAGGCTGGCGGATTGCGGCATTGGGTTCGGCAAGAATGCtgttggtggaagggatgggcgAATTTACGTGGTGACGGATTCTGGCGACGACGATCCGGTGACCCCCAAGCCAGGGACCCTTCGCTATGCAGTCATCCAGGCTGAGCCATTGTGGATCATATTTGCTCGTGACATGGTGATTCAATTGAAGGAAGAATTGATCATGAACTCGTTCAAGACAATTGATGGTAGGGGAGCCAGCGTGCACATTGCCGGTGGTCCATGCATCACTATACAGTATGTGACAAATATTATTATCCATGGGATAAATATTCATGATTGTAAGCAAGGAGGGAATGCTAATGTGAGGAGCTCCCCGTCGCACTATGGGTTGAGGACCTTATCGGACGGTGATGGGGTGAGTATTTTTGGTGGAAGCCATGTTTGGGTGGACCATTGCTCCTTGTCCAACTGCAGAGATGGCTTGGTTGATGCAATTCAAGGGTCAACAGCTATAACAATATCCAACAATTTTTTTACCCACCATGATAAAGTTATGCTCCTGGGAGCAAGTGATACTTATGAGGAAGACAAGAATATGCAAGTCACTATTGCCTTTAATCACTTTGGAGAAGGGCTTGTTCAAAGAATGCCTAG GTGCAGGCATGGCTACTTTCATGTTGTAAATAATGACTACACTCACTGGGAAATGTATGCTATTGGAGGGAGTGCATCACCTACAATCAACAGCCAAGGAAACAGATTTCTTGCCCCTGATGACAGGTTCAATAAAGAG GTGACTAAATATGAGGATGCACCGGAGAGTGAGTGGAAGAGTTGGAACTGGAGATCAGAAGGAGACCTAATGCTTAATGGTGCATTTTTCACACAAGCAGGAGCTAGTGCTTCATCAAGCTATGCAAGGGCATCAAGCTTGAGCGCCAGGCCATCTACACTTGTGAGTGCCCTCACCTCGGGTGCTGGCGTGCTGGGCTGCAGAAAGGGCTCCAGCTGCTGA